One genomic window of Psychrobacillus sp. INOP01 includes the following:
- a CDS encoding YrrS family protein, with translation MPEKNSKFDTRLDQRNHKRKKNNILNILIGIVILLIIIVTVNIVTGDDEKESANTSTTNSEQEENTENESTEQEKEQESEEVVGNSTESIDSTSSNEETTSETEENESTDTEENEAGTVTTEPSNDNNVESVVIDSGWAPIGTEQSGNHVSSYDSNSVDWDEKVKALAYAANLDTSNMYVKFLGNGGSPQKSIGTVTSKDGSEIYRISIEWIDGEGWKPTKKEKLKTLE, from the coding sequence ATGCCAGAAAAAAATTCGAAATTTGACACGCGGTTAGATCAACGAAATCACAAGAGAAAAAAGAATAATATTCTAAATATCCTTATAGGAATAGTAATTCTCCTAATAATTATAGTGACAGTAAATATTGTTACAGGTGACGACGAGAAAGAGAGTGCTAATACATCTACCACAAACAGTGAACAAGAAGAAAATACTGAAAATGAATCGACAGAGCAAGAGAAAGAACAGGAATCTGAAGAAGTAGTGGGCAATAGCACGGAATCCATAGATTCTACTTCGTCAAATGAAGAGACAACTTCAGAAACAGAAGAGAATGAAAGTACTGATACAGAAGAAAATGAAGCTGGTACTGTTACTACTGAGCCATCAAACGATAATAATGTTGAATCAGTGGTTATAGATTCTGGATGGGCGCCAATAGGAACAGAGCAATCCGGTAATCACGTTTCTAGCTATGATAGTAATTCTGTAGACTGGGATGAAAAAGTTAAAGCATTAGCCTATGCTGCTAATTTAGATACGTCCAATATGTATGTAAAATTTTTAGGTAATGGTGGAAGCCCTCAAAAATCGATAGGAACCGTTACTTCAAAGGATGGCAGTGAAATTTATCGCATATCCATAGAATGGATTGATGGTGAAGGATGGAAACCAACTAAAAAAGAAAAACTTAAAACATTAGAATAG
- the greA gene encoding transcription elongation factor GreA, with the protein MSTEKQYPMTVAGKQKLQDELTHLITVKRKEVVERIKIARSFGDLSENSEYDSAKEDQAFVEGRISTLESMIRNAVIIEEEGNNDIVTLGKTVTFVEIPDGDEETYTIVGSAEADPIEGLISNDSPIAKGLIGKSTGDRVKILTPGGEMDVEIKTIS; encoded by the coding sequence GTGTCAACAGAGAAACAATATCCAATGACCGTTGCTGGTAAACAAAAATTACAAGATGAATTAACGCATTTAATAACGGTGAAACGTAAAGAGGTAGTAGAACGTATTAAAATTGCTAGAAGTTTTGGCGATCTATCAGAGAACTCTGAATATGATTCAGCTAAAGAAGATCAAGCGTTTGTAGAGGGTCGAATCTCAACTCTTGAGTCAATGATTCGCAATGCAGTAATCATCGAAGAAGAAGGAAACAACGATATTGTTACGCTTGGTAAAACTGTAACATTTGTGGAGATTCCAGATGGCGATGAAGAAACTTACACTATTGTAGGTTCTGCAGAAGCTGATCCAATCGAGGGCCTAATATCAAATGATTCTCCAATTGCTAAAGGTTTAATTGGCAAGTCTACAGGAGATCGAGTGAAAATCCTTACTCCTGGCGGAGAAATGGACGTAGAAATAAAAACCATATCATAA